Below is a window of Patescibacteria group bacterium DNA.
GGCAGGCCCTCTTTACAAAAGAGGCGCTTTTCAAGCGCTCTCTGTGTTTCATGCTCCATTTCAAGTTCCATGCAAAGGTCTTGCTTTTTGATTTAGCCCGTAATAAAATTATCTCCTTTTTTGTCAACTCGGCTTCGCGGCTTGAAAATGCGAATTCGCGCGACTGACCCAAAAAAGTTTTCCGAAGACTTGCATTCTTGTATAAATCATTTACTCTTTATCTCCCACTCACAATTCATCCAAAAATTTAACCCACCCAAAAATGGAGCTCAAATCTTTCTTCGGTTCTCGCACCCGCGTGAAATTGATGGGACTTTTTTTGATGCACCCCAAAAACGAATTTTTCATTCGTGAGATTACGCGCAAGCTTTCCGAGCAAATTAACTCGGTGCGCCGTGAGCTTAATAATCTCAAAAAGGTGGGGATGCTGCGGACATCTTCGAAAAACCGCAAAAAGTACTATTACATCAACGAAAATTTTGCTTTGCTCGAAGAATTCAAAAACATCTTCGTCAAAGTCGCGAATCCGCAGGATGAAATTATCAAAGCCGTGAGTGCGCTCGGGAAAATCGATTTCCTACTTTTCTCGGGTCAATTTGTCGGCGTGAAGGGCGAGGTCGACATGCTCATCGTCGGCGAGATCGACAAAGAAGGTCTGAAGAAATATCTCGAAGAAGAGCTGGCGGCTGCCAAAATCAAATTTACCGTGATGTCGCGCGCGGATTTCCTTTACCGTCTCGACTGCAAGGACAAATTCGTACTCGACTTGCTGACCAAAGAGGAGAAAAATGTGCCAATCAACAATCTCAAGAAATATATCGATGTTCGGATTAAGGCTCGAAATTAGTTTGCAAAAGCCTCGCTGACTGCTAAAATCACGCGGCTATTTTTCCATTTAATATGAATCAACAATTACTCGCTCATGTCGCTGCCAAGAGTCTGCGTGCCAAAATGCCCGAGCTGGCTGCGGGGATGACTGTGAAGGTCTCACAAAAGATTCGTGAAGGCGAGAAGGAACGCGTCCAAAATTTCGAAGGACTTGTGATCGCGACCAACGGCGGCAAAGGTATCGCTGCGACATTCACTGTCCGCAAAATTTTTGACGGCATCGGTGTCGAGAAAGTTTTCCCATTGCACAGCAAAAATGTCGTCAAAATTGAAATTATCAAAAAAGCCAAAGTCCGCCGCAGCAAGCTTTATTACGCGCGTGATTTGCGCGGTAAAGCAGCGCGCATGACTGAAACTTATGTCAATGAAAATGTTTACGACGAAGAAGCGGACAAAAAAGTCGCAGCGGAATTGAAGAAAAAAGAGGAGGCGGCTGCCGCGAAAGTGGAGGCTGAGAAAGCCGCAGCAGCAGCTCCGCAGGTTGAGTCCGAAGTTCCGGCAGCAGCTGAAGCCGAGCCGAAAAAAGAGCAAGCTTAATTTAACTTTAAGTTAATTCAAAAGAGCCGCTTCGTTTGAGCGGCTTTTTTCGTGTACTCAGCCTTCGGCGAGCGCGTCTGCGCCGCCGATGATTTCCAAAATCTCGGTCGTGATCGAAGCCTGGCGCGCTTTATTCATTTCGAGCGTGAGCGTGTCAATCAATTCGCCGGCATTTTCACTCGCTGATTTCATCGCGACCATGCGTGCGGATTGTTCACTCGCATTGGATTCGAGGAGCGCCTGATAGACGATGGTCTCGAGGAAGCGCGGAAGCAAGCGCTCGAAAACTGCTGTGCCGCTCGGCTCAAAAACATATTCAATCTGCGCCGCCACTTTCGTTTCCGCGTCAGCCACCGGAGGAGTGAAGGGCAGCAAAGTTCGCTCCACGATGCGCTGCTGCATCGTATTCACGAAATGGTTGTAGACGAGGCGCACTTCGTCGAATTCGCCATCCAGGAATCCTTGCACGACGAGTCGTGTAATCGGGGCGGTTTTCACGAATTCGGGTTTGTCTGACAGTCCTTCGAATTCCGCGACGACACTCCCGCCGACATGTTTGAAAAATTGCAGACCTTTGCGTCCGACGCAGAGAACCGCTTTTTCCTCAGTCTCGCCGAGTTGTTTTGTGTTGAGGTAGCGGATGATATTCGAATTAAACGCGCCGCAGAGTCCGCGGTCACCCGTGAAAAGCAGGAAAAGAATTTTCTTCGGATTCTCACGGCGCAAAAAATAAGGGTGCTCGAGATTGCCTTTCGAGCGCGCGACGAGTCCTTCGATCAGGCGTGCGAGTTCGTCGGCGTACGGTCGTCCGGCGAGCGCGGCGTCTTGCGCCTTTTTCATTTTGGACGCAGAAACCATCTCCATCGCCCGCGTGATTTTTTGCGTGGAATTAATTGATTTCAGACGGCGGCGGAGGTCGAGCAAACTCATTTAGTGCCTAGTTTTTAGCTATTAGAAATTATTCAGTCCAGCCTTTTTTGAAATCTTCAATCGCGGCGCGCAAATCTTTCTCGGTCTGTTCCTCGATTTTGCCGCTCGTGGCGATTTCCTTTTCGATTTTCGCGTAATTGGTTTGCATGAACTCGCCGAAATCTTTTTCGAATTTCGAAATTTTTTCGACGGGCACTTCGTCGAGATAGCCCGCATTGGTCGCGAAAATAATTTCAATCTGGTTCACGACGGAGAGCGGGGAATACTGACCTTGTTTCAAAATTTCGACGATACGACGACCGCGTTCGATTTGTCTCTTCGTCGCGGCATCGAGATCGGAGCCGATCTGGGAAAACGCTTCCAGCTCACGGAATTGCGCGAGCGAGAGACGCAGATTGCCCGAAACCTTTTTCATCGCTTTCGTCTGGGCGGCGCCACCGACGCGGCTGACCGAGAGACCGGCATTGACGGCTGGGCGAATGCCTTTGTAAAAAAGATCCGATTCGAGGTAAATCTGACCGTCCGTAATCGAAATCACATTCGTCGGAATATACGCTGAAACATCGTTTGCTTGGGTCTCGATGATTGGCAGAGCCGTGATCGAGCCACCACCGAGTTTGTCGCTCAGGCGCACCGCGCGTTCGAGCAGGCGGGAATGCAGATAAAAAATATCTCCCGGATAAGCTTCGCGTCCCGGCGGGCGGCGCAGGAGCAGAGAAATTTGGCGGTAAGCTGCGGCGTGCTTCGAGAGATCATCGTAAACAATCAAAACATCTTTGCCCGCATTCATAAATTCTTCCGCCATCGTGACGCCGGCGAATGGTGCGAGAAATTGCTGGGCAGCCGGATCACTCGCATTCGCGGCGACGACAGTCGTGTAATTCATCGCGCCAAATTCATCTAATTTCGCGACAATCTTCGCGACGGTCGAAGCTTTTTGACCGATGGCGACATAGAAACACAAACAATTTTTACCTTTCTGATTGATAATCGTGTCGATGGCAATCGCGGTTTTGCCAGTTTGGCGGTCGCCGATGATGAGCTCGCGTTGACCGCGTCCGACTGGAATCATCGAGTCAATCGCTTTGATGCCAGTCTGCAGTGGCGTATCGACTCCTTGGCGCTCAATAATGCCAGGCGCTTTCACTTCGACGAGGCGGGTTTTCTTCGTCGCGATTTTGCCTTTGCCGTCGATTGGCAGACCGAGCGTATTCACGACGCGTCCGATCAGTGCTTCGCCGACGGGGACCTCCATAATTTTCCCAGTCGTTTTCACTTCGTCGCCTTCCTTCAATTCTGGATTTTCTTCGAGCAACATCACACCGACGGTGTCTTCTTCGAGGTTCAGCACGACGCCGGTTTTGCCGCCGGGGAATTCCAAAATTTCCGCCATCGCCGCGCCGGATAGTCCGCTCACTTTCGTGATGCCGTCGCCGACTTCGATGACGGTGCCGAGATTGGATTTCTCAGTTGTCGCTTTAAAATCCTTAATTTGCTGAGCGAGAGCAGATGAGATTTCTGAGGCGGAGAGTTTCATTGTATTAAGGATTAAGTTTGTAAGAAGTAAGGACTAAGAACTAAGAAGTATTTAGTTCAGAGCTTTTTGCAGTCGGCTCAGTTTCCCTGTGAGCGAGAGATCGATGAGCTCGTCGCCGAGGAGGATTTTCACGCCGCCCAGGATTTGGGCATTCACGCGCGGTTCGACCGCGATTTCGCGTCCGGTCATTTTGCGCAGTGCGGCGGCGAGTCCGCGCAGTTCTTTTTCGTCGAGGACGCGCGCGCTTTCGATGAGCGCCGTCGCGACGCCGCCCGATTCATTTAGCACGGCACGGAAGCTCTCAGCGATGCCAGCGATTTCAGACATGCGCCCATGATGGACGACGAGTTTCAAAAAATTTTCAAACTTTTCGCCGGCTTTGCCGAAAACCTTAGTAACAACTTTTTCTTTTTCCACTGTCGCGATGCGGGAATTCGCGAAGAAATTCTGGGCCGTTTTTTCACTCAAAACTTCCGCCGCGAGATCGAGATTCTCAGCAGTTTCTTTCAATTCTGCGACCGAAACTTTCTCGCCGAGCGCGAGCGCCAGTGCGCGGGCGTAACGGAGAGAAGTTTTGCTCATTTGAGGGTGGAGATTTCGGTAATCGCATCGGCGACGAATTTCGACTGGTCTTTCGCATCAATCGTGCGCTGCAAAAGTTTCTCGGTGGCGAGGATTACGATTTTTGCGACTTCATTTTGAATCTGACGCGCGGCGTCGTCGCGTTCTTTCGCGATGACGGCACGACCTTCCTCGACGATTTTGCCGACTTTCGACTTGGCGGTCTCGACCAATTCATTCGCCTGAGTAGTGGCGGCTTCTTTCGAGGCGGCGATGATCTCACTCGCTTTTTGCTGCGCTTTTTTGAATTCCTTTTGCGTGAGTTCTTCGACGCGCGCGAGCTTATCTTCGACGAGTTGCGCGTGTTCTTCGGCTTTGGCGATGCGCTCCTTGCGCTCGTCAAGTAATTTCAAAACCGGCTTGTAAACCAAAAATGTGAGAATCGCGAGGAGAACAAAAAAATTCACCGCCTGCGCGAGCATCACTGCCGGATCGATTCCGAGGCTCGAAAGAATTTCCATAATAATGATTTAAACGTTCGAAATGCTCTAATTGTTCTAGATGTTCGATTGTCCGCTGCGGCGGACTTGTTCTAGTTGTTCGAAATGTTCTAAGTGTTCAATCACTCGCTGCGCTCGTTTGTTCTAAATGTCGCATAAATCACACATTTAGAACAATTCGAACAAACGCAGTGATCGAACATCTCGAGCAGGAGACTAGACGAATTTCAAAATGAGCGCGACGACGAGCGCGTAAATCGCGACCGCTTCGGCAAACGCAATCGCGAGAATCATCGCAGCTTGCACTTTACCGGCAGCTTCTGGATTGCGACCGATGGCTTCGACACCTTTCGAGCCGATCATTCCGATGGCGAGTGAAGGCATGACCGCGCCGATGGCGATCGTTCCAGCGACCGAGAGAAGTTTGATGGTTTCGGTATCCATTTTGAGGGGGTTAAAAATTAATTCCGTGAGATTTTAGCGAAACGCGCGCGCGAGGCAAGTATTCTGAATAATTTTAGTGTGCTGCACTCGCCATTTTGAAGAAAACCAAAGTTAAAACTGAAAAAACGAGGGCTTGAATCAGTCCGACGAAAATCTCCAAACCGTAAAATGGCATTGGCACGACGAAAGGTGCGAGCGAGATAATGACCGCAAGCAGCACTTCGCCAGCGAAGATATTGCCGAAGAGTCGAAATGAAAAGGAAATCATTTTCGAAAATTCCGAGACGATTTCCAGGATGCCGACGAAGAAGTGTATCGGATTCGAAAAGTTAAAAAACTTTTTGAAATAACCGCCGCCGAGTGAGGCGATGCCCATCACTTGGACGAGGATGACCGCGACGAAGGCGAGGGCGAGCGTGAAGCTGAGGTCAGCTGTGCCTGCGCGAAAAATCGGTACGAAGACAGCATGGTGCTCGGCAGATTCAGCGTGTGCTCCTTCCTCCACGGTTTCGTTTTCAGCGATTACTTCAGTGCTCTCAGAGAGGCTGACCACATCGGGCGCGACCAAGCTTTCGCCGCTAAGCTCTTCATTTTGGGCGAGTGGTGCTTCAGGGATTGCCGATTCTTCCGTAGTTTTTTCTTCTTCGAAGAAACCAATCGAACCGACGCCGGGTAGCAGTCCGGCCCAATTATTCAAAAGCACGAAGAGGAAAATAGTGAAGACAATCGGGAAAAACTGACGCGCTTGTTTGAAATTATTCGTCACACTCTCAGCGAGATCGTGAAAACTCTCAATCGCCAGCTCAATGACATTTTGTACGCCGGCGGGACTGCGCTTCAAGCGCGCGCGAAAAACCACAGCGAAAATTCCGACCAAGACGAGGACGACCCAAGTCGTGAGCAGCGAATTCGTGACCGGCAGTGGGCCGAGGTCGAAGATTTTTTCGGCAGTGAGAGAAACATGCATTTTAGTTGGTAGTTTGTAGCCCCGAAGGGGTCCCTTTGGGATTAATAGTTTTTAGTCGTTTTTTTATCGTCCCGCGCGATAGCTTGCAAAGGCTGCACAATTTTCCATACAAGCAGGATTGAAGAGATGAATCCGAGAGCGAGCCCAATCCAGAAAAAAAATTTCGTCCCGTATTTTTCATCGAGCCAATGGCCACCGAAGACGCACAAGATCGTGGTCGTCGCGACGGAGAAGCCGAGCTGTAGACTCATTCCTACGACTACTTTCAGCGGCAGCATTTCAGATTTAGCCATGCGAAGCGCGAGGAGTTTAGTTTCGAAAATTCTAACGGTCAACATTTTTCTTCACATAAAAGACTGCAAAAATAGCTTTTTTAAAATCACAAAATTTTATCGTCAAGCGAAAATACTATTTTTAAGGCACTTCGTTAAACGCCTTTAAAAAGCCCTATTTTTTCAGATTGAACAAATTTTGAATTCAGGAAAATGCTTTCGAGCTCAGCCTTTTCACGGCTGGGCGTTGCCGTGCGCAAAAAAGAGTTTTAGGATTTTGCCAATTTAACCCCTATCAAATGGCTACCAAAGCCCTCACTCAGGCGCAGGTCATTGCGCTCGTCGCAGAAAAAGCGGGAATCTCCAAAAAGGAAGGTAAAGTCGTCCTCGAGACACTTCAGGCTGCTCTCGTCAAAAACGATAAAGTTGCCACTCCATTTGGAATCTTCTCGAAAAAGGTCAAACCGGCTCGCCCGGCTCGCAAAGGCACCAACCCTTTCACCGGAGAGGAAATGATGTTCAAAGCGAAACCGAAACAGACAGTCCTCAAATATCGTCCGAACAAAGCGACGAAAGACGCGCTTAACTAAAAATAGTTTTTCAATCAAATTAAAAGCCCTGCCATTCCCTTGGGATTCCGGTGGGGCTTTTTTGTGAGTAATTTCCAATTACGCGAATCTCGAAATTAATCTTCGGTTTGAGTTGCGCAAAATTTTCAAATTTTCAAGTCTCGTAATTTTTAATTTTTTTATCCATGTTATTTTTAACCCCGGAATTAATTCCGGGGTTAGGAGTGCTGGCGCTGGAAATTCCAGTGTTTTGATTTTTGAGCTTTGAGCCTTGATGCACACCTGTCGTTAACCCACCACTTAAGTGGTGGGTTAACTCTGAGTTGGGACTTAAGTTTTATTTGAAAATTCCCTGTTCCCAAGTTACGAGATTTGGGTTGTCTGGGTTTTAATGTTTGGGCATGATTTTGTAGCTCGCACTGTATTTCTCATTGATTGTCGTCTCACCATTTTTCGCGACTTCGCGCGTCCAAAACATGCGCAGTCCGGCGAGGCGCAGATTCGTCACTGGATCGCCATTCGGATAAAAAGGTCCGGCGAGCTTCACGGCGCGACCATCACTCGTGCCGAAAAAATTCACGCGCAGGCTGGTGCCGTCGATGGCAGTTTGTATCAG
It encodes the following:
- the rplS gene encoding 50S ribosomal protein L19 gives rise to the protein MNQQLLAHVAAKSLRAKMPELAAGMTVKVSQKIREGEKERVQNFEGLVIATNGGKGIAATFTVRKIFDGIGVEKVFPLHSKNVVKIEIIKKAKVRRSKLYYARDLRGKAARMTETYVNENVYDEEADKKVAAELKKKEEAAAAKVEAEKAAAAAPQVESEVPAAAEAEPKKEQA
- the atpG gene encoding ATP synthase F1 subunit gamma, translated to MSLLDLRRRLKSINSTQKITRAMEMVSASKMKKAQDAALAGRPYADELARLIEGLVARSKGNLEHPYFLRRENPKKILFLLFTGDRGLCGAFNSNIIRYLNTKQLGETEEKAVLCVGRKGLQFFKHVGGSVVAEFEGLSDKPEFVKTAPITRLVVQGFLDGEFDEVRLVYNHFVNTMQQRIVERTLLPFTPPVADAETKVAAQIEYVFEPSGTAVFERLLPRFLETIVYQALLESNASEQSARMVAMKSASENAGELIDTLTLEMNKARQASITTEILEIIGGADALAEG
- the atpA gene encoding F0F1 ATP synthase subunit alpha, which codes for MKLSASEISSALAQQIKDFKATTEKSNLGTVIEVGDGITKVSGLSGAAMAEILEFPGGKTGVVLNLEEDTVGVMLLEENPELKEGDEVKTTGKIMEVPVGEALIGRVVNTLGLPIDGKGKIATKKTRLVEVKAPGIIERQGVDTPLQTGIKAIDSMIPVGRGQRELIIGDRQTGKTAIAIDTIINQKGKNCLCFYVAIGQKASTVAKIVAKLDEFGAMNYTTVVAANASDPAAQQFLAPFAGVTMAEEFMNAGKDVLIVYDDLSKHAAAYRQISLLLRRPPGREAYPGDIFYLHSRLLERAVRLSDKLGGGSITALPIIETQANDVSAYIPTNVISITDGQIYLESDLFYKGIRPAVNAGLSVSRVGGAAQTKAMKKVSGNLRLSLAQFRELEAFSQIGSDLDAATKRQIERGRRIVEILKQGQYSPLSVVNQIEIIFATNAGYLDEVPVEKISKFEKDFGEFMQTNYAKIEKEIATSGKIEEQTEKDLRAAIEDFKKGWTE
- the atpH gene encoding ATP synthase F1 subunit delta, whose product is MSKTSLRYARALALALGEKVSVAELKETAENLDLAAEVLSEKTAQNFFANSRIATVEKEKVVTKVFGKAGEKFENFLKLVVHHGRMSEIAGIAESFRAVLNESGGVATALIESARVLDEKELRGLAAALRKMTGREIAVEPRVNAQILGGVKILLGDELIDLSLTGKLSRLQKALN
- the atpF gene encoding F0F1 ATP synthase subunit B; its protein translation is MEILSSLGIDPAVMLAQAVNFFVLLAILTFLVYKPVLKLLDERKERIAKAEEHAQLVEDKLARVEELTQKEFKKAQQKASEIIAASKEAATTQANELVETAKSKVGKIVEEGRAVIAKERDDAARQIQNEVAKIVILATEKLLQRTIDAKDQSKFVADAITEISTLK
- the atpE gene encoding ATP synthase F0 subunit C, coding for MDTETIKLLSVAGTIAIGAVMPSLAIGMIGSKGVEAIGRNPEAAGKVQAAMILAIAFAEAVAIYALVVALILKFV
- the atpB gene encoding F0F1 ATP synthase subunit A, encoding MHVSLTAEKIFDLGPLPVTNSLLTTWVVLVLVGIFAVVFRARLKRSPAGVQNVIELAIESFHDLAESVTNNFKQARQFFPIVFTIFLFVLLNNWAGLLPGVGSIGFFEEEKTTEESAIPEAPLAQNEELSGESLVAPDVVSLSESTEVIAENETVEEGAHAESAEHHAVFVPIFRAGTADLSFTLALAFVAVILVQVMGIASLGGGYFKKFFNFSNPIHFFVGILEIVSEFSKMISFSFRLFGNIFAGEVLLAVIISLAPFVVPMPFYGLEIFVGLIQALVFSVLTLVFFKMASAAH
- a CDS encoding AtpZ/AtpI family protein, with protein sequence MAKSEMLPLKVVVGMSLQLGFSVATTTILCVFGGHWLDEKYGTKFFFWIGLALGFISSILLVWKIVQPLQAIARDDKKTTKNY
- a CDS encoding HU family DNA-binding protein, with protein sequence MATKALTQAQVIALVAEKAGISKKEGKVVLETLQAALVKNDKVATPFGIFSKKVKPARPARKGTNPFTGEEMMFKAKPKQTVLKYRPNKATKDALN